Proteins from one Desmodus rotundus isolate HL8 chromosome 9, HLdesRot8A.1, whole genome shotgun sequence genomic window:
- the LOC112301424 gene encoding olfactory receptor 7A5 gives MEPGNVTQVSEFLLLGFSETPGLDSLLFGLFLCMYLITVLGNLLIILAVSSDSHLHTPMYFFLSNLSLVDICFTSTTVLKMLVNIQTHSKAITYAGCITQMYFFMLFGVLDIFIVTVMAYDRYVDVCHPLYYRVIMNPWHCGLLVLVSWIMSALYSLLQCLMVLDLSFCSDLEIPHFFCELKQVVQLACSDTFPNDMVMYFSAGLLAGGPLTGILYSYSKIISFTQAIPSAQGKFKAFSTCASHLSVVSLFYGTSLGVYLGSAGIRHSQSSTTASVMYTVVTPMLNPFIYSLRNKDIKKALERFLAGRLLKGQL, from the coding sequence ATGGAACCAGGCAATGTCACACAAGtttcagaatttcttctcctGGGATTTTCAGAGACACCTGGACTAGACAGCCTTCTATTTGGGCTCTTCCTCTgcatgtacctgatcactgtgttgggaaatctgctcatcatcctggctgtcagctcagactcccacctccacacgcccatgtacttcttcctctccaacctgtcccTGGTAGACATTTGTTTCACTTCCACCACTGTCCTGAAGATGCTGGTGAACATCCAGACACACAGCAAAGCCATCACCTATGCAGGCTGCATCACCCAGATGTATTTTTTTATGCTCTTTGGGGTGTTGGATATCTTCATCGTTactgtgatggcctatgacaGATATGTGGACGTCTGTCACCCACTGTACTACAGAGTCATCATGAACCCCTGGCACTGTGGGCTGCTGGTTCTGGTGTCCTGGATCATGAGTGCCCTGTATTCCTTGTTACAATGCTTAATGGTGTTGGATCTGTCCTTCTGCTCAGACTTGgaaatcccccactttttctgtgaactcaaaCAGGTGGTCCAACTTGCCTGTTCTGACACTTTTCCTAATGACATGGTGATGTACTTTTCAGCAGGGCTGCTGGCTGGTGGTCCCCTCACTGGGATCCTTTATTCTTACTCTAAGATAATTTCATTCACACAAGCGATCCCCTCAGCTCAGGGGAAGTttaaagcattttccacctgtgcctctcacctctcagttgtctccttattttatggTACAAGCCTAGGTGTGTATCTTGGCTCTGCTGGTATCCGCCACTCACAGTCAAGTACAACagcctcagtgatgtacactgtggtcacacccatgctgaaccccttcatctacagtctcaggaacaaggacataaagaagGCTCTGGAAAGATTCCTTGCAGGGAGGCTTCTCAAGGGCCAATTGTAG